The window CCAGCAGCGGCTCCAGCTCGTTGTCGGGGTTGAAGCGGTAGAGGCCGCTCATCGTGTTGGTCTTGATCTCCCAACTGATGAAGTCGATCGTCAGCGAGGCCGGGTCCATGTCGCTGAACTGGCCGACGACGCCGATGAACAGTTCGGTGGCCGGCGTGCCCACGCGCGACTCGCCAGGATCGACGGCCGCCGCCGGGTCGCTCTCGGCCGTGAGCCAGGTGACCGTCAATTCATTGAGCACGCCTTCCTCGCGCAGCCCGGCCAGCGCGTCGTTGAGCGTATTCAGCAGTTCGGTGTCGTCGGCGGCCACGGCAATGCCATAGGCGCGGCGGTCGATCCAGGCCGTAGCCCCCTCGCCGCCGGCAATGCGCATCTGCTCCGGGAAGCTGGCGACGAAATAGTCGGCGATGTAGCTGTCGAGCAGCACCACATCGACGACCTCGTCGATGAGCGCCTGCACGAGCTGCGACGGCTTGTCGTAGGCGGCGAAGAGGTCGGATTCGGCGATACCCAGCGCCTCGGCCGCGTCCTGCCCGGCGCTGTCGGCCAACACGCCGACGGTCATGCCGGGGCGGATGTCGGCCGCGCTGCCGATCTCCCGCTCGTCCACCAGCACCAGCGGCACCTGGCCGACTTCCAGATAGGGGTCGGTGAAGGCGATGCCCGGCGGCGGCGTGTCGGGGATGAGCAGGGCCGACATGACGGCGTCGAAGTCGCGCGCCGAGCCGCTGGCGATGCTCTCCAGCACGCCGTCGCTGGGGGTGACGACGAACTCATACTCAATGCCCGCGCGCGAGGCGATGCGCTCAACCACGGCGTTGTTGAAGCCGACGACGTTGCCGAAAGCGTCGAAGTCGGCGAAGGGCGGCAGCGGGGCGTCGGTGGCGATGACCAGCAGGTCGCTGTCGGGCGGGATGGGCAGGTCGGCCGTTGGCGCGGCGGCGACCGTCGGTTCGGGCAGGGCGTCGGTCGTCGGCTCTTCCTCGCCGGCACAGGCGGCCAGAAGCAGTAAGAGAACCGCCAAGAGACACAGAGAGAAGCCGCGGCAGGACTCGGCCCTTCCGCCGCGTCTCGTCGCGCCGTGGCCCGCCGCGTTCCTCTTTTCCGGGTAAACGTTAGACATCATGGGGTAACCTCATGCAACCGCTCAAAGACGGCCGCGGGCCAAGTATAGCCATCCCCGCCACGGTTCAGAAGGGGAAACGCCGGATTTCACCGATTACATAGTTTTGGAGAGTGTGGCGAAGATCGCCACGGCGCGGCCGATGCCATCTTCGGCCCGGATGGTCGCACCGAGTTCGGCGGCGCGCCGCCGTAGCGCCTCGTCGGTGATGGCCTGCCGTAGCGCTTCGGCCAGCCGCGCGGCGGTCAACTCCCGGCGGGGGATGGGCGCGGGGCCGACGCCCAGGGCCTGCACGCGCCCGGCCCAAAACCCCTGATCGCCGAAGAACGGGATGAGGATGGACGGCACACCGGCCCGCAGACCGGCGGCCGTCGTGCCCGCGCCACCGTGGTGGACAATGGCCGCCACCCGGGGAAAGAGCCAGGCGTGGGGCACACTCTCGACCATGATGACCGACGAGGGCAGCCGGTCGGCCTGTAGCCCACTCCAGCCCGACAGCATGACCGCGCGCTGGCCCGTCTCGGCCAACGTCCGCAGGACGAGATCGGCCGTCTCTTCCGGCTGGCGGCTGGCCATGCTGCCGAAGCCGACGTAGACCGGCGGCGGGCCATCGGCCAGGAAGCTGGCCAGCGCCGGCGGTGGCGTCCAGCCGGCGGCCGAATCGAGGAACCAGTAGCCGGTGACGTGGGTGTTGGCGTCCCAATCGGCCGGGGCGGGCACGACGGCCGGGCTGAAGCCATAGAGGACGGGCAGCCGCCGCAGCCGCGCGCTGCCAAATGGGCCAAACAATGGCGCGGGGGGCAGATCGAGCACCTGCCGGCGGGCCAGATTGTCGGCCGCGCGCGAACTCTGCCACATCACCTGGCGCACCAGGCGATGGGATAGACGGTTGAAACCGCCGCCCAGCCGCGGCATCGCCCCCGGCAGCAGCACGCCGGGAATGCCCCCGTCGGCGTGAACGGCACGAGATAAGCCTGCATGAAGGGAACGTCCAGCTTCTCGGCCAGAGCCAGGCCGATGAACAGGCCGCCGATGCCGGCCACGATCAGTTCCACGCCCCGGCACGCCGCCAGACCATCCTCGGCCCACTGTTGCACCGCCCGCTTGGCCTCCTGGGCGGTGCGCCGCGTGATCGCCAGGAAGTTGCCCTTGGCCAGCAGGGCGCGCATCTCCTCGCTCTCGGCCACGGCCTGCACGTCGCCCCGCACGGTGTGGCACTCCAGCCCATGCGCGGCGGCCAGCGGCGCGAAGTTCTCATGGGTGATCAACCGCACGGCGTGGCCGGCGGCGTTCAGGCCCTCGCCCAGCGCCACGTAGGGTTGCACGTCCCCCCGGCTGCCCAGGGCGATGATAGCGATGCGCATTGGTTACGGCTCCCGGTTAGATAACGTTGTACTCGCTGACGAGGCGGCCGGCGGCAAAGCGATCGTAGGCGAGTTGGTCGATGTCGAGGGTGTGGGCCTGGCCGTCGAGGAGGATCTCGCTGACCAGCAGCCCGGCCACCGGGCCGTGCATGAAGCCGTGGCCGGCGTAGCCGGCGACGACGACAAGATTTTCCAGATGGGGCACGCGGCCGATGATCGGGTGGGCGTCGGGCGTCACCTCGTACAGCCCGGCCCAATGGGCCTGCAAACCGGCATGGGCCAGCAGCGGCAGCCGGGCCACGGCCGCTTCCAGATGGATCAATTCCCAATCGGGGTCAACGCTCTCGTCAAAGCCGGGCGGCTGGGTCGGGTTCGACATGCCGGTCAGCACCCCCCGCCCTTCGCGGTGGAAGTAGAGACTTTGGGCAAAGTCGATGACAAACGGGAAATCGGGGGGTAGATCGGGCAGCGCCGTGGTAGTCAGCATCTGGCGGCGAACGGGCGTGATGGGCAGCGGCGCGCCGGCCATATCGCCCACAAGCCCGGCCCACGGCCCGGCGGCATTGACCACCGCCCGGCAGGCAATACGGCCGCGCGGCGTGACCACGGCCACCACCCGCCCGCCGACCGTCTCGATAGCTGTCACCGGCGCATCGGTGTAGGTGCGTACTCCCAACCGCCGCGCCGCGGTCACGTAGCCGGCCACCACGCCATGGGGATCGGCCAACCCGTCACCGGCGTGGTAGGTGGCGGCCAGCACGTCTTCGGCGGCCAGTTGGGGCACGCGCCGCCGCACCTCGTCGCCGTCCAGCCATTCGGTCATCACCCCCAGGCTGTGTTGCAGGGCCACGTTGCGCCGGAATTCGGCCACGTTCTGCTCGGTCGTGGCCAGCAGCATGTAGCCGGGATAGCGCAGATCGATGGGCTGGCCGGTCTCCGCCTCGAAGCGGGCTAGCATGGGCAGGCTCAGTTGCGACAGGCGAATATTGATGGCCGTGGAGAACTGGTAGCGGATGCCGCCGGCGCACTTGCCGGTGGCTCCCTGGCCGAAAAAGGGCTGGCTCTCCAGCAGCACCACGTCGCTGCAGCCGCGCAACGCCAGATGGTAGGCCGTCGACGCGCCCATCACGCCGCCGCCGATGACGACGACCTCGGCCGTCGCGGGTAAATCGCTCATAGTTCCACCACTGTCCCCAGCCCCAGCGCCGGGCCATTGCTCAGGATGACGCGCGCCGCCGCCGCGTCCTGGGCGGCCACGCCAACGGACTTAAAAAGGGTGATCTGCTCGGCGCCGGCGCGGCCCGGTCGTTCTCCGGCCAACACCTGGCCCAACTCCGTGCTGAAATGGTCACGGGTGATCTCCCCGGCGCTGAGCGGGATGAGCAAATCGCCGGCCTCGGCCAGCGCGGCGGCCACCGAATCGACGACCACCCGCGCCCGTCGCACCGTGGCCCCGGGAATCTCCCGCGCGTCGGGCGTGAAGACGCCGATAGCGTTGATGTGGACGCCGGGCCGCAGATCGGCGTCATCGAAGACGGGCGTGCGCGCGGTGGTGGCGGTGCAGATGACGTCGGCCTGGCCCACGGCCTCGCGCGGGCTGGCGGCCACGCGCACGTCAGCCGGGATGGGGCCAACGCCGGCCATCTCGGCGGCGAACGCTTCCGCCCCGCCCAGGCTGTAGACGTAAACGCGCTCGATCGGCCGCACCGTGCAGACCGCCTCCAATTGCCGCCGGGCCTGCGCGCCGCTGCCGAAGATGGCGGCCACGGCCGCGTCGGGGCGGGCCAGCGCGTCGGTGGCCGCGCCCGAGGCCGCGCCGGTGCGAATGGCCGTCAGCGTCGCGCCCTCGATGAGGGCCAGGGGCGCGCCGCTGGCCGTATCGACGGCCAACACGACCGAATGGATCAACGGCAGGCCGCGCGGCACGTTGCTCTCGAACACGGAGACGAGCTTCAGCCCCAGCGCGCCACCGGCCCCATTGACCGGCGCTTCGTAGAAGGGCATGACCAGCGTCACGTCGGCCGGGGACACGTCGAGCGCCGTGCGTAGCGGGGCCAGGACGCGCCCGGCCGAAAGCTGGACGTAGGCGCTCTTCACGGCGGCGATGGCCTCGGCCATTAGCAGGGCGCGATTAACGTCGTCGGCGGAGTAAAGGTGTAGCTTCACTGGGCTGCTATTCGATACCCAGATACACCTTCTGAATCATCGCGTTATTCTTCAGCGCCCTGGCGTTGTCGCTCAGCACGATCTCACCCGTCTGCAAGACGTAACCGCGGCTGGCGATCTGCAAAGCCATGAGCGCGTTCTGCTCCACCAGCAGGATGGTCGTGCCCTGCTTGTTGATCTCCTCGACCGTATTGAAGATGGCCTCGACCAGCACCGGGGCCAGACCCATCGACGGCTCGTCGAGCAGCAGCAGGTTGGGCCGCGACATCATCGCCCGGCCCATCGCCAGCATTTGCTGCTCGCCGCCGGACATCGTGCCCGACAACTGCGTCCGGCGTTCTTTCAGGCGGGGGAAAAGATCATAGACGCGCTCCACGTCGGCGGCGATACCGGCCTTGTCCTTGCGATGGAAAGCGCCCATCTCCAGATTTTCCAGTACGGTCATGCGCGAGAAAACGCCGCGCCCTTCGGGAACCATCGCCACGCCTTTGGCCGCCAACTGGCTGGGCTTATAGGCCGTCAGGTTTTCGCCATTGAGCATCACCCGGCCGGTGGAGGGCCGCATCAGGGCGCAGATGGTGCGCAGCGTCGTCGTCTTGCCCGCGCCGTTGCCGCCGATCAAGGTGACGATCTCCCCCTGGGCCACGTTGAGGGTGATGCCCTTGAGGGCGTGGATTTTGCCGTAGTAGGCATGAACGTCCTGGAGTTCGAGCATCATCGTCATGCGGCCACCTCCTCTTCCCCGGCCACCGACAGCTGGGCCGCGCCGGCCGCGCCACGGCCGAGGTAAGCCTCGATCACGCGCGGGTTTTGTTGAATGACCGTTGGCGGTCCCTGGGCGATCTTCTCGCCGTAGTCGAGGACGGTGATGTCCTCGGAGATGCCCATGACGACGCGCATGTCGTGCTCGATGAGCAGGATGGAAATGCCGACCTCGTCGCGCAGATTGCGGATGAATTCGGTCGTCTCGGCCGTCTCGCGCGGGTTCATGCCCGCCGTCGGTTCGTCGAGCAGCAGCAGCTTGGGGTTGCTGGCTAATGCGCGGGCGATCTCCAGCCGCCGCTGGTCGCCATAGGGCAGGTTGCGGGCCAGACTGTCCCCCTTGCCGCGCAGGCCAACGAAGTTGAGCAGTTGCCGCGCCTCCACGACCGCCTTCTCTTCCTCGATGCGCGTGCTACGCAGCCCCAGCACCGAGCCGAACCAACGCGAGTTGAGCCGCGGCTCCATGCCGGCCAGGATATTCTCCAGGGCCGACATGAAGGAAAAGAGGCGAATATTCTGGTAGGTGCGGGCAATGCCCAGGCGCGTGATCTTGTCCGGCGACCGGCCGCGCAACGATACCCCGTCGAAGATGATGTCGCCTTCGTCGATCTGATAGAAGCCGGTGATGCAGTTGAAAAAGGTCGTCTTGCCCGCGCCGTTGGGGCCGATGATGCTGACGATACTGCCTTTGGGGATGGCAAAGCTGAGATTGTTGACGGCCACGAGGCCGCCAAAACGTTTGGTGACGTCGGTGGTTTCCAGGATGTTGGTCGTTGACATGGCTATTCTCTCCCCGCGGCTTAGGTTAGGGGGGCCACTTCTTCATGGCGCGGCCCTTCGACCGCGGCTACCGCCGGGCCGGCCGACTCGTCGGCATGTAATTCGCGCCGCCTGACGGCCGACGGCCACAGCCCCTCCGGCCGCACCAGCATCATCACGATGAGCAGTACGCCGTAGATGAGCAGCCGGAACTCGACAAACTCGCGCAACAGTTCCGGCAGGCCGACCAGCACGAACGCGCCCAAAATGACGCCGGGCAAGCTGCCCACGCCACCGACGATGATGATCGCCAGCACGTTGATCGAGATGAGCAGTTCGAAGCTGTTGGGAAAGACGGAGCCGACGCGCGAGCCGAAGATGGCCCCCGACAACCCGGCGAAGCTGGCGCCGATGGCGAAGGCCAGCAGTTTGGTGCCGACGAGGTTGATGCCCACCGCCTCGGCCACGTCCTCATCTTCGCGCAGGGCCATCCATTGCCGCCCCGGCCGGCCGTCGCGCAGCCGCCAGGAGACGAACAGGGCCAGCATGACCCCGGCCAGGATGAGATAGTAATAGTGCTGGGGCGTGACGAAGGTGAACGGCCCGAAATTCGGCCGGCCCACCTCCAGGATGCCTTGTGCGCCACCGATGACCGGCTTGAGCAGGTCGGAGCGCACCAACACGCGGATGATCTCGCCGAAACCCAAGGTCACGATCGCCAGATAGTCGCCGCGCAGGCGCAAGACCGGAATGCCCAGCAAGACGCCGGCCAGCACGGCCATCGCCACACCGATGGGCATGGCGATCCAGAAGCTGATGCCCAGCCCCAGGTCGCCGGTCGAGGTGAGCAGCGCCGTCACGTAGGCCCCGACGGCGAAGAAGGCCACGTAGCCC is drawn from Candidatus Promineifilum breve and contains these coding sequences:
- a CDS encoding glycosyltransferase; its protein translation is MWQSSRAADNLARRQVLDLPPAPLFGPFGSARLRRLPVLYGFSPAVVPAPADWDANTHVTGYWFLDSAAGWTPPPALASFLADGPPPVYVGFGSMASRQPEETADLVLRTLAETGQRAVMLSGWSGLQADRLPSSVIMVESVPHAWLFPRVAAIVHHGGAGTTAAGLRAGVPSILIPFFGDQGFWAGRVQALGVGPAPIPRRELTAARLAEALRQAITDEALRRRAAELGATIRAEDGIGRAVAIFATLSKTM
- a CDS encoding glycosyltransferase → MRIAIIALGSRGDVQPYVALGEGLNAAGHAVRLITHENFAPLAAAHGLECHTVRGDVQAVAESEEMRALLAKGNFLAITRRTAQEAKRAVQQWAEDGLAACRGVELIVAGIGGLFIGLALAEKLDVPFMQAYLVPFTPTGAFPACCCRGRCRGWAAVSTVYPIAWCAR
- a CDS encoding NAD(P)/FAD-dependent oxidoreductase, with protein sequence MSDLPATAEVVVIGGGVMGASTAYHLALRGCSDVVLLESQPFFGQGATGKCAGGIRYQFSTAINIRLSQLSLPMLARFEAETGQPIDLRYPGYMLLATTEQNVAEFRRNVALQHSLGVMTEWLDGDEVRRRVPQLAAEDVLAATYHAGDGLADPHGVVAGYVTAARRLGVRTYTDAPVTAIETVGGRVVAVVTPRGRIACRAVVNAAGPWAGLVGDMAGAPLPITPVRRQMLTTTALPDLPPDFPFVIDFAQSLYFHREGRGVLTGMSNPTQPPGFDESVDPDWELIHLEAAVARLPLLAHAGLQAHWAGLYEVTPDAHPIIGRVPHLENLVVVAGYAGHGFMHGPVAGLLVSEILLDGQAHTLDIDQLAYDRFAAGRLVSEYNVI
- a CDS encoding ornithine cyclodeaminase family protein — translated: MKLHLYSADDVNRALLMAEAIAAVKSAYVQLSAGRVLAPLRTALDVSPADVTLVMPFYEAPVNGAGGALGLKLVSVFESNVPRGLPLIHSVVLAVDTASGAPLALIEGATLTAIRTGAASGAATDALARPDAAVAAIFGSGAQARRQLEAVCTVRPIERVYVYSLGGAEAFAAEMAGVGPIPADVRVAASPREAVGQADVICTATTARTPVFDDADLRPGVHINAIGVFTPDAREIPGATVRRARVVVDSVAAALAEAGDLLIPLSAGEITRDHFSTELGQVLAGERPGRAGAEQITLFKSVGVAAQDAAAARVILSNGPALGLGTVVEL
- a CDS encoding ABC transporter ATP-binding protein; translated protein: MLELQDVHAYYGKIHALKGITLNVAQGEIVTLIGGNGAGKTTTLRTICALMRPSTGRVMLNGENLTAYKPSQLAAKGVAMVPEGRGVFSRMTVLENLEMGAFHRKDKAGIAADVERVYDLFPRLKERRTQLSGTMSGGEQQMLAMGRAMMSRPNLLLLDEPSMGLAPVLVEAIFNTVEEINKQGTTILLVEQNALMALQIASRGYVLQTGEIVLSDNARALKNNAMIQKVYLGIE
- a CDS encoding ABC transporter ATP-binding protein, with product MSTTNILETTDVTKRFGGLVAVNNLSFAIPKGSIVSIIGPNGAGKTTFFNCITGFYQIDEGDIIFDGVSLRGRSPDKITRLGIARTYQNIRLFSFMSALENILAGMEPRLNSRWFGSVLGLRSTRIEEEKAVVEARQLLNFVGLRGKGDSLARNLPYGDQRRLEIARALASNPKLLLLDEPTAGMNPRETAETTEFIRNLRDEVGISILLIEHDMRVVMGISEDITVLDYGEKIAQGPPTVIQQNPRVIEAYLGRGAAGAAQLSVAGEEEVAA